In Nitrosospira briensis C-128, a genomic segment contains:
- a CDS encoding OmpP1/FadL family transporter produces the protein MALLLTGSLSIDGTAAAAGFALQNQNGAGNGYAYAGAGVVAQDASTIYFNPAGMTYLAPGHHVSGAGSLLIRSLRFQDTGSGRFLNYPLGDNGGQAGGLAVVPAVYWSMSLGSAFRIGLGVSPTFGNATDWSKTFIGRFQGVDSTITAINFNPSIAWKLHEDVSLGVGLNVVKFDADLRNIVPVTALLPVPVEVETKLKGDDVGFGYNVGLMFRLSPSTRVGLTYRSAVNLKVGGPLSAPNTVIPASVSVELPDTASLAISHMMNDRWRLLADLTWTGWSGLQAIVAKNRVSGATLANERLGFDNTFRVGLGTQYQYTERLRLHAGFAWDQTPVPNSTDRTVRLPDSDRFWLAVGLNQKLGQRTSIDVGYAHIFFTGADINRPSFPNPALQVVRGSFNTDVHIISVQLNHHF, from the coding sequence ATGGCTCTCTTGCTGACAGGGAGCCTGTCCATTGACGGCACTGCTGCAGCGGCAGGCTTTGCGCTGCAAAACCAGAACGGAGCTGGAAATGGCTATGCTTATGCGGGTGCAGGGGTAGTGGCGCAAGACGCCTCCACGATTTATTTCAACCCCGCTGGCATGACCTACCTCGCCCCCGGTCACCATGTTTCAGGCGCGGGGAGCCTGCTTATCCGGTCATTAAGATTCCAGGATACGGGTAGCGGACGCTTCCTCAATTATCCTCTCGGTGATAACGGAGGTCAGGCTGGGGGTCTAGCGGTCGTTCCCGCGGTCTATTGGAGTATGTCGCTGGGTTCCGCCTTCCGCATAGGACTGGGGGTATCGCCGACCTTCGGCAACGCCACGGATTGGAGCAAGACCTTCATCGGCCGCTTCCAGGGGGTAGATTCAACGATAACGGCCATCAACTTCAATCCAAGCATCGCGTGGAAGCTGCACGAGGACGTCTCGCTCGGGGTCGGTTTGAACGTTGTAAAATTTGATGCCGACCTGCGCAACATCGTGCCGGTGACAGCACTGTTGCCTGTGCCCGTGGAGGTCGAAACCAAATTGAAGGGGGATGATGTCGGATTCGGCTATAACGTGGGATTGATGTTCCGGTTATCCCCATCCACGCGTGTTGGGCTGACGTATAGATCAGCGGTAAATTTGAAAGTCGGCGGCCCCCTGAGCGCGCCAAACACTGTCATTCCCGCCTCAGTCTCCGTCGAGCTGCCGGACACTGCTTCCCTGGCAATCTCGCACATGATGAATGACCGTTGGCGGTTGCTTGCGGATTTGACATGGACGGGCTGGAGCGGGCTGCAGGCAATCGTAGCCAAAAACCGGGTTTCCGGGGCTACTCTGGCGAACGAACGGCTGGGGTTCGATAACACCTTTCGGGTTGGTCTCGGGACGCAATATCAATATACCGAACGGCTGCGGCTTCACGCCGGGTTCGCCTGGGACCAGACACCCGTCCCCAACTCCACCGACCGGACTGTGCGTCTGCCGGACTCCGATCGTTTCTGGCTCGCTGTTGGCCTCAATCAGAAGCTTGGCCAGCGAACATCAATCGATGTCGGATACGCGCATATATTCTTCACAGGTGCTGACATCAATCGTCCGAGCTTCCCCAACCCCGCGCTCCAGGTTGTCCGCGGCTCATTCAACACGGACGTACACATTATCTCTGTCCAGCTCAATCACCACTTCTAA
- a CDS encoding alkaline phosphatase family protein, whose product MKKTAIALSFTAAFLPGPVSADTEGIPSLNHVFLIMMENRNYKEVLDNNPAAPYLNSLANSAGTATNYQITMHPSLPNYLEIIAGSTYNIAADSVPKWGADPVARGNGIANSRVAPLTSLSIADQLDAAGKTWKSYQESLPATGAWRVNISPYKAGSPPLYEVMHNPFVYFANVQNSAHRNSLIVPGAQLQADLNNNAVPNLAFIVPNLCNDMHGQGGSCAGFTDAQLTANGDKAVHSLVNEITGSSAWHTGKNAIIVLWDENNDFRPGVGTIPAIVKTNYNTHSIVDGTAYTHDSMLRTLEDGLLGGTSSLSYLNNAAHANAMTPLFAASIPEPETYVLMLAGLGLVGVAARCRKINA is encoded by the coding sequence GTGAAAAAAACCGCTATAGCCTTAAGCTTTACCGCAGCATTTCTTCCCGGCCCGGTTTCTGCGGATACTGAAGGCATCCCCAGCCTGAATCACGTATTTCTCATCATGATGGAGAACCGCAACTACAAAGAAGTGCTGGACAATAATCCGGCAGCACCTTACCTCAACAGTCTGGCGAATTCCGCAGGTACCGCAACCAACTATCAAATCACCATGCATCCGAGCTTGCCAAACTACTTGGAAATCATCGCGGGTTCGACATATAACATCGCGGCTGATTCAGTACCAAAGTGGGGCGCCGATCCCGTCGCCCGGGGCAACGGAATCGCTAACTCTCGAGTTGCTCCGCTTACTTCCCTTTCCATTGCCGATCAGCTCGATGCTGCTGGCAAGACATGGAAATCCTATCAAGAAAGCCTGCCAGCAACTGGCGCGTGGAGAGTAAATATTAGCCCCTACAAAGCGGGCAGCCCCCCGCTCTATGAAGTTATGCACAACCCCTTCGTATACTTCGCTAACGTCCAAAATAGCGCCCATAGAAACAGTCTGATCGTGCCCGGTGCGCAGTTGCAAGCCGACCTGAACAATAACGCCGTTCCAAATCTGGCGTTTATCGTTCCCAATCTCTGTAACGATATGCACGGGCAGGGCGGTTCCTGCGCCGGATTTACCGATGCTCAGTTGACTGCCAACGGTGATAAGGCGGTTCATTCGCTTGTGAACGAGATTACCGGCTCGTCAGCTTGGCATACGGGCAAGAACGCAATCATCGTGCTTTGGGACGAGAACAACGATTTCAGACCGGGAGTAGGCACCATTCCCGCGATTGTCAAGACGAACTATAATACCCATAGCATCGTGGATGGTACCGCTTACACTCATGATTCGATGCTGCGCACCCTTGAGGATGGTTTGCTCGGCGGAACCTCATCTCTCTCCTACCTCAACAATGCTGCGCATGCGAATGCCATGACGCCTTTATTCGCGGCTTCTATTCCCGAGCCGGAAACCTATGTACTGATGCTGGCCGGTCTCGGTCTAGTGGGAGTCGCGGCCAGATGCCGCAAGATCAACGCTTAA
- the chaB gene encoding putative cation transport regulator ChaB has product MPYATIKDLPNNVTNVLPKHAQEIYQAAFNNAWDEYKDPDDRRGDASREETAHKVAWSAVKKEYEKKGDEWKKKS; this is encoded by the coding sequence ATGCCATACGCCACCATAAAAGATCTCCCAAACAACGTCACAAACGTATTGCCGAAGCACGCGCAGGAAATATATCAGGCGGCTTTCAATAATGCCTGGGATGAATATAAGGACCCGGATGACCGCAGAGGCGATGCTTCACGTGAAGAAACCGCGCATAAAGTCGCGTGGTCGGCGGTAAAAAAGGAATATGAGAAAAAAGGTGATGAATGGAAGAAGAAGTCATGA
- a CDS encoding MFS transporter, whose protein sequence is MNKTDQTASPTQANSRKLPRTVIVLGLVSFFNDFASDIVIPLIPILLATVLAAGPVALGLIEGVADAVASLLKLWSGRHSDVMSGRRKNLAVAGYTLSNIARPLLGLAGSWPMILVLRSIDRVGKGVRSAPRDALVADATPPGMHGYAFGYHRAMDNGGAVAGSFVAAAALAWSDLSLTEVILWSAVPGFVAVLLLGTGVKEEKKKHTEAQVPVVLPPLRWSVLSLPMRRYLLVLMLFTFARASETFILLLGHQLGVGVVELLLLWSTLYLCKAATSTWGGKLADKLGHGTLMLIGWTTFSISFLLLGLVEQSAGLWAVSIFYGLCTGMSEGAERAIISDYAAPRERGTAFGWYHLMVGIAAIPAGLLFGSIWQFQSATMAFFFAGVLAAFAALLLRVWAWPVRKLRKSEG, encoded by the coding sequence ATGAATAAAACTGACCAAACCGCTAGCCCAACTCAAGCCAATTCCCGAAAACTGCCACGTACCGTAATCGTTCTCGGGCTGGTCAGTTTCTTCAATGATTTCGCTTCCGATATCGTTATTCCGCTCATTCCCATATTGCTGGCGACGGTGCTGGCCGCCGGACCGGTAGCGCTCGGGCTTATCGAAGGTGTTGCCGATGCGGTGGCCAGCCTGCTCAAGCTATGGTCGGGACGGCATTCTGATGTCATGAGCGGCCGGCGCAAGAATCTTGCCGTGGCGGGCTATACGCTATCGAACATAGCGCGTCCACTGCTGGGATTGGCGGGTTCCTGGCCGATGATACTGGTGCTGCGCAGCATCGACCGGGTGGGCAAGGGCGTGCGTAGCGCTCCCCGCGATGCGCTTGTGGCGGATGCGACGCCGCCCGGCATGCACGGCTATGCTTTTGGCTACCATCGGGCAATGGACAACGGCGGAGCGGTGGCGGGCAGCTTCGTGGCAGCGGCGGCGCTTGCCTGGTCCGACTTGAGCTTGACCGAGGTGATTCTCTGGTCGGCGGTACCCGGCTTTGTAGCGGTGCTGTTGCTCGGTACCGGGGTAAAGGAAGAAAAGAAAAAACATACCGAGGCTCAAGTTCCCGTTGTGCTGCCGCCTCTGCGCTGGTCGGTATTATCCCTGCCCATGCGGCGTTATCTGCTGGTACTGATGCTGTTCACATTCGCCCGCGCCTCGGAAACCTTTATCCTGCTGCTGGGGCACCAATTGGGCGTGGGCGTAGTCGAATTATTGCTGTTGTGGTCGACGCTGTATCTTTGCAAAGCCGCCACCTCCACCTGGGGTGGGAAACTGGCCGACAAGCTGGGGCACGGCACGTTGATGCTGATCGGCTGGACCACTTTTTCAATTTCGTTTTTGCTGCTTGGGTTAGTGGAGCAGAGCGCCGGACTATGGGCGGTAAGCATTTTTTACGGTTTATGTACGGGCATGAGCGAAGGTGCTGAGCGAGCTATCATCAGCGATTATGCCGCGCCCCGCGAGCGCGGGACGGCTTTCGGCTGGTATCACTTGATGGTGGGCATTGCGGCGATTCCAGCAGGATTGCTGTTTGGTTCTATCTGGCAATTTCAAAGTGCGACGATGGCTTTTTTCTTTGCGGGTGTATTGGCAGCTTTTGCGGCGCTGCTGTTGCGAGTCTGGGCTTGGCCGGTCAGGAAATTGAGGAAAAGTGAGGGGTAA
- a CDS encoding VOC family protein, whose protein sequence is MKPNPVGWFEIYVQDMKRAKAFYEAVLQGKLEQIPNPTAGTELEMWSFPMSQEGYGAAGALAKMEGCASGGGGTLVYFMCEDCAVEAARAAEHGGRIFKEKMSIGKYGFIALVFDTEGNMIGLHSMH, encoded by the coding sequence ATGAAACCCAATCCAGTTGGCTGGTTTGAAATCTATGTGCAGGACATGAAGCGCGCCAAGGCTTTCTACGAAGCGGTATTGCAAGGAAAACTCGAGCAGATTCCCAACCCCACCGCTGGTACAGAGCTGGAAATGTGGAGCTTTCCCATGTCGCAGGAAGGCTATGGAGCGGCGGGCGCGCTCGCTAAAATGGAAGGCTGCGCCTCGGGTGGCGGCGGCACGCTGGTTTACTTCATGTGCGAAGACTGCGCGGTGGAGGCTGCGCGGGCCGCCGAGCATGGCGGGCGTATTTTCAAGGAAAAAATGTCGATCGGCAAATATGGCTTCATCGCGCTGGTTTTCGACACCGAAGGCAACATGATCGGGCTGCATTCCATGCATTAG
- a CDS encoding SEL1-like repeat protein, with protein MMRLSITMAVAGSAIAGLVLMLLTLPAFAGDFEDGMRFALSKDYVKAVASFRRAAEKGNADAQFNLGVMYSKGRGVPQNDAQAANWYRKAAEQGDAPAQSMLGFMYLKGQGVEQDYQQAMLWYFRAADKGYAVAQYNLGVMYAKGQGVTQDYQQALSWYLKAAEQGHAPAQGILGFMYLKGQGVEQNDQQAASWYLRAAELGYADAQYAIGVLYAKGRGVEQSDQKAVSWFRKAAEQGNPDAEFNLGVMYAAGEGIIKDDQQAASWYRKAAELGYARAQFKLGVVYAKGRGITHDDYEAAAWYRKAAEQGYVPAQFNLGVMYATGKGVLRDDRQAVAWYRKAAEQGDEDAQYNLGVRYDSGRGVARDALEALSWYRKSAEQGYARAQYSLGVKYNNGQGVPQDYAQALSWYQKAAEQGHHGAQTNLGVLYYNGTGVKQDYVEADKWFSIASAGDYEDAKENQELMEKLMTPVQVAEAQRLAEEWIKTRRE; from the coding sequence ATGATGCGTTTATCGATAACAATGGCGGTGGCGGGTTCGGCGATAGCCGGACTGGTACTGATGTTGCTGACTCTTCCGGCATTCGCCGGAGACTTTGAGGATGGAATGCGGTTCGCCCTCAGCAAGGACTATGTTAAAGCGGTAGCTTCTTTCAGGCGGGCAGCGGAAAAAGGAAACGCGGATGCACAGTTCAATCTGGGCGTCATGTATTCGAAAGGCCGAGGTGTGCCTCAGAATGACGCACAGGCCGCGAACTGGTATCGCAAAGCGGCGGAGCAGGGCGACGCGCCGGCGCAATCCATGTTGGGTTTCATGTACCTTAAAGGCCAGGGGGTCGAGCAGGACTATCAGCAGGCCATGCTCTGGTATTTCAGGGCGGCGGATAAAGGATATGCCGTGGCCCAGTACAATCTTGGCGTGATGTACGCAAAAGGCCAGGGAGTTACGCAGGACTATCAGCAGGCCTTGTCCTGGTATCTCAAAGCCGCCGAGCAAGGGCATGCTCCCGCGCAGGGCATTCTGGGTTTCATGTACCTCAAAGGCCAAGGCGTGGAGCAAAATGATCAGCAAGCGGCATCCTGGTATCTTAGAGCTGCGGAACTTGGATATGCGGATGCGCAATATGCAATAGGCGTGCTGTATGCCAAGGGCCGAGGCGTGGAGCAGAGCGATCAGAAAGCGGTGTCCTGGTTTCGTAAAGCGGCTGAACAGGGGAATCCGGATGCTGAATTCAATCTCGGCGTCATGTACGCGGCGGGTGAGGGCATTATCAAGGACGATCAACAAGCTGCCTCCTGGTACCGCAAAGCCGCCGAACTGGGATATGCAAGGGCGCAATTCAAGCTTGGCGTCGTTTATGCCAAGGGCCGGGGGATTACGCACGACGATTATGAGGCGGCTGCCTGGTATCGCAAGGCGGCGGAGCAAGGTTACGTCCCCGCCCAATTCAATCTCGGCGTAATGTACGCCACGGGGAAAGGGGTCTTGCGGGATGATCGGCAGGCCGTGGCCTGGTATCGCAAAGCCGCGGAGCAGGGGGATGAGGATGCCCAATACAACCTGGGCGTGCGATACGACAGTGGCCGGGGCGTTGCAAGGGATGCGCTGGAGGCTTTATCCTGGTATCGCAAGTCGGCGGAACAGGGTTATGCAAGGGCGCAATACAGCCTGGGTGTCAAGTATAACAACGGCCAGGGCGTACCGCAGGATTATGCGCAAGCCTTGTCCTGGTATCAAAAAGCGGCGGAGCAGGGTCATCACGGGGCGCAAACAAATCTGGGCGTGCTTTACTACAACGGCACCGGCGTCAAGCAGGATTATGTTGAGGCTGATAAGTGGTTCAGCATCGCCAGCGCGGGAGATTATGAGGATGCGAAAGAAAACCAGGAGCTTATGGAGAAACTCATGACGCCGGTACAAGTTGCCGAAGCGCAACGGCTAGCGGAAGAGTGGATAAAAACACGCAGGGAGTAA
- a CDS encoding surface antigen protein yields MGNISLSSRRAKWLIAIALIVLLPGCQTADTRRTGGLIGSIAGSIGASYLGSYLGGGTAGRIVAAIAGGVAGYYVGAEIGGVLGKDDRKKMADASQKAFETNQTQTFSNPDTGLVGKAEVVQSGPVTAQKNKECKTIRQTVVLKDGKTVTEDVNSCKD; encoded by the coding sequence ATGGGCAACATTTCACTCTCCAGTAGGCGGGCCAAATGGCTCATCGCGATAGCGCTGATCGTGCTCCTGCCGGGATGTCAAACAGCAGACACGCGGCGGACTGGCGGGTTGATCGGTAGCATTGCCGGCTCTATCGGAGCGAGCTATCTGGGCAGCTATCTCGGCGGTGGTACTGCGGGCCGCATTGTGGCGGCCATTGCCGGCGGCGTCGCAGGCTATTATGTCGGTGCGGAAATTGGAGGCGTCCTCGGCAAGGACGATAGGAAAAAAATGGCCGATGCGTCGCAGAAAGCGTTCGAGACAAACCAGACTCAGACCTTCAGCAACCCCGATACCGGCCTGGTGGGTAAAGCCGAGGTCGTTCAATCCGGACCGGTCACGGCACAGAAAAACAAGGAATGCAAGACAATCAGGCAAACTGTCGTGCTAAAAGATGGGAAAACGGTTACTGAGGATGTGAATAGCTGCAAGGATTGA